In Rutidosis leptorrhynchoides isolate AG116_Rl617_1_P2 chromosome 6, CSIRO_AGI_Rlap_v1, whole genome shotgun sequence, the DNA window TTTTCTGGTCACCTCAAGGTATACTGTTAATAAGAATTTGAGATAAGACGTCTTGTAAGATTTAAAGACTTCGACCactaagatatcttcataaatatgaaaTGCTTATTTATTTATACAAAGTCGAGCCCAAATTCTATGGTCCTGTGAACAAAAAAgttttacccccccccccccccccccccccccaaccccCCAAAGTTGGAACCCTAATGTTAAGTTTCTATTCACATGCTAACTTGGTATCAAAGCTACTTAAACAGATTGCAAATGCTTGAAACGCAGATAAAGGGTACCGATAATCCATGGTAAACATATCTTTCCCGACCTTCCCGAATTGCAATATCACTTTATCGTGATCCGGTGGCGGCGGTTGTGATGTTCCGGCACCTGGCGGGGATGCGATCAACTGAAAGTTCTTGACGGAAGCAATAGTCACTCGTCCTCTAAAATTCAAACACCAACACTGCAACTGTTCGTGCCACCGAGGTGACTTGTTTTTTAATACCAAGGGCAATTTTGACTTTTCGCTATCAGGGACGTCGGCTGATGTGGCGACACCCATGATCTCGGAAAACCTGGAGCTGCTGAATTCAGCTGAGTGGTCAAGTGACTTTGAGAAAGACATGGTTCGGAATGAGTCTTCAAGAGAGTGGGGCGGCAGGAGGTGGTCAGGCTGACCTGGCACCGAGCCGCCTGGTTCAATGGAGGAGGCGGGAATGGTGTGCATGACACAGTGCATCCTGCGGGGCCCACGTGTGCCGAGAACGTTGAGTTCGTAGGTGATGTGTGCGATGTTGTAGCTGCCACTTGGCACTTTGGGTGAGACTTTCTTGGAATAGAATCTTTTCGATCGGCCTGGTGACGGGATATTGGCACCAGAATGAGGAGGCTGTGTGTCGTATATTAAGAACTTTGTCCCAAGAAAATTAGATCTGTAGAAAAACAATGAACAAAACACTTTAAAAAATTGAACTTTTCGACATAAGCATGTATTAGTGACCATTAAAGTCCAATTTAGTAGGTCAACGTCGAATTTATTAGTTCAGAGTGAGATTTATATGGTCAAAGTCGGACAAATACAGTCAGAGTCAAAGTTGTTCAACGTCTGAATACTCCCCGACTAGTTTCCGACTTGGGTGATTAGTCCCTACAAGGTCCCTCCCGACCGTCTAGTACTCGACTAATGACTTTTACAACGACTGAAAGTACTCATTTTGACCCGCTACCCAACCCATTGACTCACCAATCTTGCCACCTCAACATGATCATAATTAAGTGAAAAAGATGAATTTCATACCTGAGCTTTCCAATATAAGTGTTGCTTGATCTCGATATGTTTTCGGCATCCATTGAGATGACATATTGTGTACAAGTTGTTCTTCTACTTCTTTTCGCAGACAGCAGAAATTTCCCATTCTCAACTAGCAACGCAGCTGTAAACCATACTCAATCTTTAAAAACCAAACGCCAATTCAGCAACATACAAATTCATAAACTTCAAAATATGACTCTCTTCAAAAACGATTGAAGTATAACATTTTCATATCATGGGTCTCACACTCTCGCTGTTTTACAAGCTAGATGTCGCAATTATCATGTGACTGGGATACATTTAAATTTAAttcaaatatttaaacttaaataatgataataattgtaatacgCTCACCTGGACTAAGACACAAGTAAAGATGATATGTCAAGTTTGATTTATCCCTCTTGATGAAACATTGGATAGTAACGTCACGTGGTCCAGGCTAAAAAAATGAATAACGATTAATAATCAGCATACAAAAAAAAGTAAACTCTAGAAGTGGCATTACAACAAGTTTGCAGATTAATATGTCGATTCAAGTGAGCTAGTATCCATAACGGATCAAACAGATAACATCAAAAAATTTGTCAAAACAAACACGGGTCGTATTATTTCATTCATATAATGGACATATTATTCTTAAAATATTATTAAGCATATCTAGTACACTAATTATTTATAAAGAATCAAGAAAGTTGTAAAAAAAAGTGATTTAATTCATCCAAACCGATTTCCACCCATTTTGACATAAAACTGTTTCAGCTTGTTACCAACCCACCATTTTTTGGATCGACAAGAAGGGTATAATCGTAAAATACCTGCTTCAATGAAACTGGAAAAGTTAGTTTTCCACAAGATTCGGGAGTTGTAACAATTTCCTTACAAATAATCCTCCACGATCTACAAACGGCAGCACAAGCAACGACATGTTTTCTTCCAGGCCACATGCCTTCACTCTCTTCTAACCTCTTAATTACATCGAAAAGAAGCTCAGGCGGTAAATTAGCCCACCGACTGTTTTGAACCACAAATGACGGTTGATTATCGCTTAAATCATTAATTGAACCCTGTGATTTTCCTCTGGTATGAATCCCCGATAGCCTCACATCAAAACTACGCCTTGATAAACTCCCATATCCATCTCTCACGTCACGAACTATACTACGAAACGACATTTCTTAAAAGAAACTGATGAATATGAACTTATTCAATGGCTGCAAGCGAAACAATCGAAAGAGAAGTTAGTCATAATTGGGATAATGCGACTACAGGAAAAGTGAGCAGAGAATAAGAAAAGATTTTTAAATCTTACTTTCAAAAATTATTATGACGAAATCGGCATTTAGCTTAGATTGTGTTTGTAAGAACAAAAAATTAATTTAGAGAAACTATGAACATAGACTTTTAATAATGTTTGTCCCACAAAAATTTTGACCATATACAGCCAGTAGAATATGCCTGTCAATAAAAGTCAAAGACTTTGCAATCAGCACTTTACAAAactctttatttatttattatttattatttattatcattgacaACTTATTTGTGCAAACTCATGCTTCCaagtaattatatatttatattactacATGTATATCAGTATATGCATAGGTAatatgtatattaaaaaaaataatcgaATTTCAATAGATATATTGCAAAATGCAAAAGCAGCAGAAAACTAACCTCTTGATGACGGGTTGATAATCCATTACATCTGCATTTTTTGAAATTGCAAACAAAATCATCAGAGCAGAACCAACAAATTAAAGCCAGACTTTGAATTTTGAAATGACTGATAAACTTTAAGAAAAAATAAGGGTTTTAATAGGCTCTTTAAGAATTTAAGAAAACCCAGTACGTAGATCCAAAAAAGCATGCAACTTTCCCTGAATTAGAGTCTCAAAGTAAAGCACAAAATCCACAGTAAATATTGCAAAATTATAGATCTATACCCTTAGAAACAGAAATTGATAAAACCCTTTCAGAAATGAAGGTCAATTACTACACCAGGTATAAATTTGGGATGAAATATGAGCAAATTTCATAGAAGACTTTCGTCGAGCAGTTAGAAGGCAGGGAGCAGATGGTAAAAGAAATGAAAGTTTGGTCAGACACAGaggcagatatatatatatatatatatatatatatatatatatatatatatatatatatatatatatatatatacattacattacattacatctaTACTATATATCTATCTCTAAAACCCACGAATTCTCACTCTCATTCGGACTCAAATTTAACATTAAATCTAGTTCAACCAACCAGGGGAACAAGATTGAAAAGGTTGAAAAGGTCCaagaatattttatatatttatttaatttataaatttaaatCGAATATTATTTAAATGAAATGAAATATCACCTCTATCTTATAACATTAACAACAGTAAAATTAAACACAAAAGAAATTAAAAAAGTTTAATCGATATGTAAGAAAAAGAAAACAGTTTTATTCTTAATTTTGCACAGTAATGCGAAAAAGTAAATTTACAAATATATTACTCCAAGTAAAGTTGGTATAAatttaatgataccgcaacccgtatGCGCATTCCATCCGTATGCGGGCCCTTGATAGCATGCGAATGCATATACCTTGTATGCGGCATGCGTCATGCGGTTATGTATCAAATGCCTCTGTTCCCGATACGGcagttacttggtcatcaagtcaatatcttttccataattatatccgtgattcgggggagttagttatggacgagattatcattatcttagatgattctagaattagggtttgcctatatatacaaacccttattATCATTCTAAGGAGAATCACGTTACGTAACCATCATCTGCTACACGTCTTACGTAACTAGcatcatctagcatcttctcaaggttaacaggttagtttctcgttaactagcacctacgaccttacttggggccttctgatcgacgatcgttatcgaaggtggacttaatcacttggccaccccgccgacatcatcatatcggccagggttattcacggtagcaggaccggagagccttgttctaagatccttaaacctcacTTTACGCATTGAACAGACATATTAACCCtatggttaaaatatgcatgatcaagtggtgctttcattgagagtcgaactaattcaagacatgtttatttgttttttcttttaaagttttgaattataaggcttattattcacaaaaatttttgaattttttctttaacagtatcatgacttccgggaaatcatcggaacgtactcaaacaaaTAATCAAAATACGCCGTCTAgtaatcagcagacgcaagctatggctacgggggcgggatacgcgccatatcctccgcctgtatccggcgagccttttcagaggtataagccaatatatccagatgggattacaccgccaagggaaACTCGCCAGTCaccaccacgcggttggatttttccgcggtggatccaagggtcatcttggtaggcactagcggtgaaacagtaggcccgcacgtggtatgctgcggccaggtacctatttatagtaccacggtttcaatccttctgcagacgcagagtgttcagcagaattcatcgtttacaccgttgcaaccttggcaaccaccgcgtccaatttcgcagtttttgactcctgcggatgcgcaggcattacttaatagttagggggttcggtgtcattccggattttcttttatttaatcgatttactataggtatcaatatttcttcctccggaacctcttcttccgattcctcctcttctggttcctcttcttccggttcctcctcttccggttcctcctcttctggttcctcttcgggaatttgtgaatcttcccaaaatatattcgactcttcattattattaggtgaatcaatgggatttgtactagaggtgtgtgaagacccgtcctaatccatccggacgaagtccatatcgattataaacgattcacaacagttgattacatcgcgaggtacttgacctctatatgatacattttacaaacattgcattcgtttttgaagacaaacatcgaaagttgacaagcatacatcacatttcataatatatcagactatcaatgacttaataataatcctgatgaattcaacgactcgaatgcaacttcttttgaaatatgctatgaatgacttcaagtaatatctttaaaatgagcaaatgcacagcggaagatctctttcatacctgagaataaacatgctttaaagtgtcaaccaaaaggttggtgagttcattagtttaacataaataatcatttcataattttaatagaccacaagatttcatatttccatttctcataaacatacgtcccatgcatagagacaaaatatcattcatatggattgaacacctggtaaccgacattcacaatatgcatataagaatatccccatcattccgggatcctccttcggacatgatataaatttcgaagtactaaagcatccggtactttggatggggcttgttgggcccaatagatctatctttagagttcgcgtcaattagggtgtctgttccctaattcttagattaccagacttaataaaacggggcatattcgattagataatccaaccatataatgtagtttcgattacttgtgtctattccgtaaaacatttataaaagcgcatgaattctcagtcccaaaaatatatactgcaaaagtatttaaaagggagtaatgaaactcacgcatataattattgtaaaacagttaataaagcatttgcatgtattctcagcccaaaaatgtaatgagtaaaaagggcaaatgaaactcaccatactgtattttgtagtaaaaatacatatgacgtcattgaacaagtgtagggttggtctcagattcacgagcCTTTGTGTAATGAGCCTAAAAAATAAACGtcactgcccaggctcgaacccatgacctctcgctaatTTGACATCCTCATAAACCATTCCTCTATTCTTGTACATCTGATTATAATGCGATTTTAATTTGTTTTAACCCTTAATCCATATTCGTTTTCTTCTTTAATCACTCCCACCATCTAATTACAATTGGGCTTCGGCCCAAATGAAAATCATAGTGCCAATTAACAGCCCAACCATCATCTGTTAGCAACCCAATTTTCATCAAATAAATAAAAGGTCGGTGTaaagagaaaaaaataataaaggAATCTGATATTATGAGTGGGAGACAGAATGTCGACATATGTGTttggttcttcatcatcatcaatcttaacACCATCTAACCCTAACCTCGTCTCTTACTTCCCCTTATAATTCAAGTGGCCTAAGTTATATCAATAACCTAATTCGGTGTCTGTGTGTATGTGATATCGTTTAGCTCCAACCGATAAAGCTTGCTCTAGTGGATCGATCTAGGtttttgattcaacaatcatcaatcaGTTCGAAATAGAAGAGGGTAACTGCAATAATTTTCGAACAGAGGAGAAGTAATTCTTAACGAGTGGTGTTTGGTTTTGATGTCCGTTCGAATCAGGAAGAAGAATTTGATAGGGATTGTATCAATTATCATTACCATCAATCTAATCATGGAATGGGTTCATCAATTGATCAGGTAGGTAATCGTTTctttaatattctattaatttcttTAATCCATCTATTTAATTTTCTGTATACTTATTTGGTTGAACAAGAACAATAATTGATAATGATGTTCTTGTTGAgtttgatgatggtgataaaaAAATGATGAGGGTTAGTGGTGGTTTTACGGACTTAAACAGAAAAAGAATAGCATGGTAGTAGTAAGTTTGATGGTGTGCGTGAGAGTTGATTGAATAGAAATCGAATAGAAAGTTGTATCAAACAATTAATTCTGATAGATTTTGGGTCATAGAAACAGGAAACGAAAGAAATTAGCAGCTACAGAAGTAAGATTAGTGCAAGTTGGTTAACTAAATAGCTAACAGGAAAAAAAAATAGGAAGGTGTAGCAGTAGCTGTCATGGTGATGGAGGTTTGTTTGAGCTGATCCAGGAATAGAAATTTACAGTAATTAGTAGTGGTAACAAAACAGTAGTAGGTTCATTAATGAGGTGTTGTGGTTATATTTGATGAAGATAATAGATGGGTGTTGGTTTTCTCAACAGAAAACAATATCGAACACTAGTCTGCAGCATGTTGTAATCTTTGATGATGATGTGAAGAGGGAAGATGGTGCTGGTCTGTAGGTGATCTTCGTTGGTTGGGTCTTCGAACTGAACTGAAGTAGGAACAAAAGGCAGCATTAGTTGATGGTTGTGGTGATAATTTTGTTACTTCTCTTCCTCGATGCATATCTATGTACCTGTATATATTCTTTTGAGATAGGGAGAGACATGTGAGGGAGATAAAGAAAGATAGTGGAGACAACTTAGATAGTGATAGATAGGGATGGATGGGGATGGATAACAGAAAGAGAATTTCATTGTTTGAAATTGAGGGACGACAAGGTGTGTCATTCTTCACGGGTCGGGattgcaaaaaaaataaaataaaaaaaataatcaaaaGTGATGACTAAAGTTTCCACTCACAAGTCAATATTGTTGATTTATGTTAACAATATAGTAATTCTTTACTGTGGTAAAAGTCGAATTGTAAAACTTTATCATATAGTTTTATTTTATACATGTACTAGTCTAACATGAGTCTAAATATGTTTACTAACGAAATTTATTGTTGGTGTGTTAAGTTGCAGGGAAAAATCAAAGGTGTTGTCAAGGTGTTGTGGGTGTATTGGTGTTGGTTTCATAACTGTAAATCGACTCATGTGTTGATGGTTCTCAAAGTGTAAGTAGGAATGTATATGTTATCTCTTTATGTAATATGTATTTTAGATGGATAAATTTAGATAGATAGTGGAAGATATTGAAAACCAAATATATGTACTAGTAGCCAATCATTTAACAAGTGGGGTGTTTGATTGTTACTTTAAACAGAGAGCAACAGGTTGGTGGTGTTCTCGAT includes these proteins:
- the LOC139855933 gene encoding tubby-like F-box protein 10 codes for the protein MSFRSIVRDVRDGYGSLSRRSFDVRLSGIHTRGKSQGSINDLSDNQPSFVVQNSRWANLPPELLFDVIKRLEESEGMWPGRKHVVACAAVCRSWRIICKEIVTTPESCGKLTFPVSLKQPGPRDVTIQCFIKRDKSNLTYHLYLCLSPAALLVENGKFLLSAKRSRRTTCTQYVISMDAENISRSSNTYIGKLRSNFLGTKFLIYDTQPPHSGANIPSPGRSKRFYSKKVSPKVPSGSYNIAHITYELNVLGTRGPRRMHCVMHTIPASSIEPGGSVPGQPDHLLPPHSLEDSFRTMSFSKSLDHSAEFSSSRFSEIMGVATSADVPDSEKSKLPLVLKNKSPRWHEQLQCWCLNFRGRVTIASVKNFQLIASPPGAGTSQPPPPDHDKVILQFGKVGKDMFTMDYRYPLSAFQAFAICLSSFDTKLACE